A window from uncultured Anaeromusa sp. encodes these proteins:
- a CDS encoding glycosyltransferase — protein sequence MKIVFVHDHKFCRDEAGTYYSDGQFPYELWLRYLQYFDEIVVMGRVRSLREEESWEILDRSSGPKVEFVEIPVPQHPGARLFSSRKVKKRMEKIIRHADGVIVRNGELAILAAGVAQRLQKVWAVEVVSSAFDGFWHHGSLLGKLYAPWAEFAMRRMVREAPFALYVTQQFLQKRYPCNGKTAACSDVQLDFSTLIDKQARQQRELLGKRVLRIGMIGSLTQAYKGLKTAFAALRRLKEKGFYFEFHILGGGDLKPWKVLAVKEGIDQETYFDGILPKNAVGAWLDQVDIYIQPSLTEGLPRALLEAMGRGCPAIASQVGGISELLEASCLHRPGDAEGLARLLKQALLEPAWREVQGQRNLAVAAEHAEAKVEVIRGAFWQEFRRACEERR from the coding sequence ATGAAAATTGTATTTGTACACGACCATAAATTTTGTCGCGACGAGGCCGGCACATATTATTCGGATGGACAATTTCCATATGAACTCTGGTTGCGGTATTTACAATACTTTGATGAAATTGTCGTTATGGGCCGGGTACGTTCTTTGCGAGAAGAAGAATCATGGGAAATATTGGATCGCTCTAGCGGTCCGAAGGTTGAATTTGTTGAAATTCCAGTGCCGCAGCACCCTGGCGCACGCCTGTTTAGTTCACGTAAAGTGAAAAAGAGAATGGAGAAAATCATACGGCATGCGGATGGCGTGATTGTCAGAAACGGCGAGTTGGCGATTTTAGCCGCAGGGGTAGCTCAACGTTTGCAAAAAGTATGGGCTGTAGAAGTGGTTTCCAGCGCGTTTGATGGCTTTTGGCATCATGGATCTTTATTAGGAAAACTATATGCTCCATGGGCGGAGTTTGCCATGCGCCGCATGGTACGGGAGGCGCCTTTTGCACTATATGTGACACAGCAATTTTTGCAGAAGCGCTATCCTTGTAACGGTAAAACTGCAGCTTGCTCGGATGTGCAGTTAGACTTTTCTACTTTGATAGATAAACAGGCGCGACAGCAACGGGAATTGCTTGGGAAAAGAGTGCTGCGTATAGGGATGATAGGCTCACTTACACAAGCCTATAAAGGACTGAAAACCGCTTTTGCGGCGTTGCGGCGATTGAAAGAGAAAGGTTTTTATTTTGAATTTCACATTTTAGGCGGCGGAGACTTGAAGCCATGGAAAGTGTTGGCGGTAAAAGAGGGCATTGATCAGGAAACTTATTTTGATGGAATATTGCCGAAGAATGCAGTTGGGGCCTGGTTGGATCAAGTGGATATCTATATTCAACCTAGTTTGACAGAGGGGCTTCCTCGGGCTCTTCTGGAAGCTATGGGCCGCGGCTGTCCGGCTATTGCGTCCCAGGTCGGCGGTATTTCAGAACTGCTGGAAGCGTCTTGCTTGCATCGTCCTGGTGATGCTGAGGGGTTGGCGCGATTGTTGAAACAGGCATTGTTAGAACCTGCTTGGCGAGAAGTGCAAGGACAGCGTAATTTAGCAGTAGCGGCTGAACATGCGGAAGCGAAAGTGGAAGTTATACGAGGTGCTTTCTGGCAAGAGTTTCGCAGAGCTTGTGAGGAACGGAGGTAA
- a CDS encoding sugar transferase, producing MDIIVASGAVLVFLPIFILVAILVRVNLGSPVLFLQMRPGLHGKPFFIYKFRSLTNAVDEQGALLPDEKRLTYFGNWLRKSSLDEIPQLFNVIKGDMSLVGPRPLLMEYLPLYSSEQARRHDVLPGITGWAQVCGRNAISWEEKFSLDVWYVEHQSFWLDIKILFKTVQRVFSRKGVNKDDASFSMEKFRGSAVELSNSDTERNEL from the coding sequence TTGGATATAATTGTAGCTTCAGGGGCGGTGCTTGTTTTTCTTCCGATATTCATCCTTGTCGCTATCCTTGTGCGCGTCAATTTAGGTTCTCCGGTTCTATTTTTGCAGATGCGGCCAGGGTTGCACGGTAAGCCATTTTTTATCTACAAATTTCGTAGCCTGACCAATGCTGTTGATGAACAGGGCGCCTTGTTGCCAGACGAGAAGAGGCTTACTTATTTTGGAAATTGGTTACGTAAATCAAGTTTAGATGAAATTCCGCAATTATTTAATGTGATAAAGGGAGATATGAGCCTTGTAGGGCCGCGGCCGTTGCTGATGGAATATCTGCCTTTGTATTCTTCTGAACAGGCCAGACGTCATGATGTATTGCCGGGGATTACCGGTTGGGCTCAAGTATGCGGTCGAAATGCTATTTCCTGGGAGGAAAAGTTTTCTTTAGATGTTTGGTATGTGGAGCATCAGTCTTTTTGGCTGGATATAAAGATTTTGTTTAAAACCGTACAGCGCGTATTTTCACGAAAAGGTGTGAACAAAGATGATGCATCTTTTTCCATGGAAAAATTTCGCGGCTCTGCAGTGGAGCTATCTAATTCTGATACGGAAAGAAATGAACTTTGA